From Nonlabens sp. Ci31, the proteins below share one genomic window:
- a CDS encoding ATP-dependent DNA ligase yields the protein MKQFAELIRTIDGTNKTNLKVAALTEYFKTANEEDKLWTIAILSHRRPKRPVNTTLMREWATQISGVPMWLFEESYHIVGDLAETIALILPTANESSDKSLSQIIQEIIELRSKGDLEKKEYLQKNWLQLNYYERFVFNKILTGGFRIGVSQKLMTRALANATGIDKDVLAHKLMGSWTGENTSFQELVYEDNEVAMRGKPYPFYLAYAIEGEISDLKDINQWSAEHKWDGIRSQTIIRSNEIFVWSRGEELVTDKYPEFQKFLDVIPNGTVIDGEILPFKDGEIMNFNDLQTRIGRKTVGKKLLKDVPVVIVAYDLLEWQGKDLREQTFEKRRAILDELVLDLHKKEEAVPQEEKIPLLLSETMTFNSWEEMAAERNLAREKRSEGLMIKRKDSPYLVGRKKGDWWKWKTDPFSVDAVLTYAMRGHGRRANLFTDYTFGLWQDGELVTFAKAYSGLTDAEFRKVDAWIKKNTLERFGPVRSVTPHHVFEIAFEGIAPSKRHKSGVATRFPRIVRWRPDKPMEEANTLDDLKALIP from the coding sequence ATGAAACAGTTTGCAGAACTCATACGCACCATAGACGGAACTAATAAAACCAACCTCAAAGTAGCTGCGCTTACCGAGTATTTCAAGACCGCAAATGAGGAAGATAAATTGTGGACCATTGCCATACTTTCTCACAGACGTCCCAAAAGACCGGTTAACACTACTTTGATGAGAGAATGGGCGACGCAAATAAGTGGTGTTCCCATGTGGCTGTTTGAAGAAAGTTACCATATTGTCGGCGATCTAGCTGAAACCATTGCACTCATTCTTCCTACCGCAAATGAATCTAGTGACAAAAGCCTTTCGCAAATCATTCAAGAGATTATAGAACTAAGATCCAAAGGAGATCTTGAGAAAAAAGAATACCTTCAAAAAAACTGGCTTCAACTCAATTATTACGAACGATTTGTTTTTAATAAAATACTCACTGGTGGTTTTAGGATAGGTGTTTCTCAAAAATTAATGACGCGAGCATTGGCTAATGCAACTGGAATAGATAAAGATGTGCTCGCTCATAAACTTATGGGAAGCTGGACGGGAGAAAACACCAGTTTTCAGGAGTTGGTTTATGAAGATAATGAAGTGGCCATGCGAGGCAAGCCTTATCCATTTTATCTCGCCTACGCGATTGAAGGAGAAATTAGCGATCTAAAGGATATCAATCAATGGAGCGCAGAGCACAAATGGGACGGCATCAGATCACAAACAATTATAAGAAGTAACGAGATTTTTGTGTGGTCCCGAGGGGAAGAATTAGTTACCGATAAGTATCCAGAATTTCAAAAGTTTCTAGATGTGATTCCTAATGGAACCGTGATCGATGGAGAGATCCTGCCTTTCAAAGATGGTGAAATTATGAACTTCAACGACCTACAAACCAGAATAGGCCGTAAAACAGTTGGTAAGAAGCTATTAAAGGATGTTCCCGTAGTTATTGTCGCTTACGACTTACTGGAATGGCAAGGAAAAGATTTGAGAGAGCAAACCTTTGAAAAACGCAGAGCAATACTGGATGAGTTGGTTTTAGACCTTCACAAAAAAGAAGAGGCCGTACCACAGGAGGAAAAAATACCATTGCTGCTTTCAGAAACCATGACCTTTAATTCCTGGGAAGAAATGGCGGCAGAGCGCAATCTAGCAAGAGAAAAACGATCAGAAGGATTGATGATCAAACGCAAAGACAGTCCCTATCTCGTAGGACGTAAAAAGGGCGACTGGTGGAAATGGAAAACAGATCCATTTTCAGTTGATGCAGTCCTGACTTATGCTATGCGTGGGCACGGAAGAAGGGCCAATTTATTTACCGACTATACTTTTGGACTTTGGCAAGATGGAGAGCTGGTCACGTTTGCAAAAGCCTATTCTGGACTTACTGATGCCGAATTCCGCAAGGTAGATGCATGGATCAAGAAAAACACCCTAGAACGATTCGGTCCAGTGAGATCAGTGACTCCACATCATGTATTTGAAATTGCTTTTGAAGGAATCGCACCTAGCAAAAGACACAAGTCTGGAGTAGCCACTAGATTTCCTAGGATCGTCCGGTG
- a CDS encoding ligase-associated DNA damage response exonuclease, whose amino-acid sequence MSQPLLQFTKKGIYCKPAGVYLDPWKPVAKALITHGHADHSRWGHKKYLTHKDNVPIISHRLGEINVSGVNYNEVFSINNVKFSFHPAGHIPGSSQIRVEHRGEVWVFTGDYKTEADGISTVYEPVKCDTFITECTFGLPAFKWRPQQLVMDDINLWCAQNHTEKKTSVLFAYSLGKAQRIIKHLDTSQMKIYCHGAVYKMTEVLRQQINFPPTHLITRETTKEELAGHMVIAPPSAHGSAWMKKMVPYVTASASGWMTFRGARRRRAIDKGFVLSDHCDWDGLLESIAATGCENVITTHGYQEIFARFLREEKGLNAMSERTQYEGENSELGADEKNQEENTEQSQETSKSSSTSNLAP is encoded by the coding sequence ATGAGTCAACCATTACTTCAATTCACTAAAAAAGGAATTTATTGCAAGCCCGCTGGCGTTTATCTCGATCCATGGAAACCAGTAGCTAAAGCACTCATCACACATGGCCATGCAGACCATTCCCGATGGGGACACAAAAAGTACCTTACCCATAAGGATAACGTACCTATAATTAGTCACCGTCTGGGCGAGATCAACGTGTCGGGAGTCAATTATAATGAGGTTTTTTCCATCAACAATGTGAAATTCTCTTTTCACCCCGCCGGGCATATTCCAGGCTCTTCACAAATACGCGTCGAGCACCGAGGAGAAGTATGGGTTTTTACGGGTGATTATAAAACAGAAGCCGACGGTATTTCTACCGTCTACGAACCTGTAAAATGTGATACATTTATTACAGAATGCACCTTTGGATTACCCGCCTTTAAATGGCGACCTCAACAACTGGTCATGGATGACATCAACTTATGGTGTGCTCAAAACCATACAGAAAAGAAGACCTCAGTACTGTTTGCTTATTCTTTGGGAAAAGCACAACGTATCATCAAACATTTGGATACCAGCCAAATGAAGATTTACTGTCATGGAGCTGTCTATAAAATGACGGAAGTCTTGCGACAACAAATCAACTTTCCTCCTACTCATTTGATTACCAGAGAAACTACCAAAGAAGAACTAGCAGGTCATATGGTTATCGCACCACCTAGTGCTCATGGAAGTGCCTGGATGAAAAAAATGGTTCCATATGTCACAGCAAGTGCTAGTGGCTGGATGACTTTTAGAGGTGCCCGACGCAGAAGAGCCATCGATAAAGGATTTGTCCTTTCTGACCATTGCGACTGGGACGGATTGTTAGAAAGCATAGCAGCCACTGGCTGTGAAAATGTGATTACCACACACGGCTATCAAGAGATTTTTGCTCGATTCTTAAGAGAAGAAAAAGGACTCAACGCTATGAGTGAACGTACACAATACGAAGGAGAAAATTCTGAGTTGGGAGCTGATGAGAAAAATCAAGAGGAAAATACGGAGCAAAGCCAGGAAACTTCAAAATCGAGTTCCACATCAAACCTAGCGCCATGA
- a CDS encoding NAD-dependent epimerase/dehydratase family protein, producing MATKVLVIGACGQIGTELTMRLREIYGGEQVIASDIREGNEEIMASGPFEALDAMNKSQIEDVCLHYEVNEVYLMAAMLSATGEKFPKKAWSLNMDSLMHVLDLAKEGKIDKIFWPSSIAVFGPTTPKHDTPQHTIMEPTTVYGISKQTGERWCEYYHQKYGVDVRSMRYPGLISWKTLPGGGTTDYAIDIFHKAVAGENYNCFLSKDTELPMMYMEDAVRAAVEIMRAPTEEVIERSSYNLSGMSFTPQDIATEIKKHLPDFSISYEPDFRQQIADSWPSSIDDAPARNDWNWKHEYGLDQMVAEMLSHLK from the coding sequence ATGGCAACCAAAGTATTAGTAATAGGAGCTTGTGGACAGATAGGAACAGAGCTTACCATGAGATTGAGAGAGATTTATGGTGGGGAGCAGGTAATTGCTAGCGATATACGGGAAGGTAATGAAGAGATTATGGCTTCTGGACCTTTTGAAGCGTTAGATGCGATGAATAAAAGTCAGATAGAAGACGTGTGTCTGCATTATGAAGTTAATGAAGTATATCTTATGGCAGCCATGTTGAGTGCTACAGGGGAGAAGTTTCCTAAAAAAGCATGGAGTTTAAACATGGATTCTTTGATGCATGTGTTAGATCTTGCAAAGGAAGGGAAGATCGATAAAATATTTTGGCCGTCGAGTATAGCCGTTTTTGGACCTACGACACCTAAGCATGACACGCCGCAACACACGATTATGGAGCCTACTACTGTTTATGGTATTAGTAAACAAACTGGAGAGCGATGGTGTGAGTATTACCATCAAAAATATGGTGTAGATGTTAGATCGATGAGGTATCCAGGGTTGATTTCATGGAAGACATTACCTGGCGGTGGTACGACAGATTATGCCATAGATATTTTTCACAAAGCGGTAGCAGGTGAAAATTACAATTGTTTTTTAAGTAAAGATACAGAGCTACCTATGATGTATATGGAAGACGCGGTAAGAGCTGCGGTAGAAATTATGCGTGCCCCAACGGAAGAAGTTATAGAGCGCTCCTCCTACAACCTTTCTGGCATGAGTTTTACACCACAAGATATTGCTACTGAAATAAAGAAGCACCTACCAGACTTTTCTATTAGTTATGAGCCAGATTTTAGACAGCAAATTGCAGATAGCTGGCCGAGTTCTATCGATGATGCTCCAGCCAGAAACGACTGGAACTGGAAACATGAATACGGCCTTGATCA